In a single window of the Solea senegalensis isolate Sse05_10M linkage group LG1, IFAPA_SoseM_1, whole genome shotgun sequence genome:
- the ccdc18 gene encoding coiled-coil domain-containing protein 18 isoform X4 yields the protein MESISLRKKASCVRQENACLSMQDEQLFSDLDALPYELATSKSQVHLRGSRVVVEGSAAVMSAQIYHLEEELEARTKALKTAELWAEYSKEEAANNEIVVATLTEELSALKEELDNKTAMGKRAEQQRNQALENAEKLKEAFKEYKATVSIKVKRMMESESNLKESLIECDREKEEVERKCTVLQSEKAEQSQTISQLKEEVREAKCLAAEHSDLQNQLKESRKRVLLLERQVEEHKAECRELASLRRELENLRSLTQSQDQRVGQSQAELSSLEAILALLHLREGTLGPLCSKPCMLPPVDYAGTAHLLKLQPGEGYQQLLRVLQLMEAERTKRSSLVERLQERLSRAQEEISSLQSSMAQRTSHYQSLHTELLDKVSQATDTEKELKRKSARVAALEKQLQEKTSAYSQAALKNTELENQLLEKTNSLQHYQTLMTKKQRDYQQSLDKCKKSQSQQCMEQQHRIEMLQLSVEEAQSRMLEIEQEVCLCQRERDEAQKCAVLLQTTVEELTQQKQVEVRYKEELLQSFKEQAAQSASKVWELQSSLSVCREELTSYMQQTEDVKRDYESQLQKNNDKVSSLQEKLHGTSLVCQRSSEENMQLQLSLQQQQTMLSESTARISELEDSQSQLQRQVSSLEQELERAQASLLDEVRSRELDALERDKDLQEINQQNTQLSETVTHITSDMVKFRGELVSKESELQRLRRDVSTKASQIKHMEESLQQTKTNLTSKSDIVVDLEEKLHRCEADQLNCVQRYQILEGQLQAVRGELADTLEQLLQLKDILQTTQTVADERQACVEKLTVQLSETQRELQERTHEVLDMDNALKARQGELQQRAQLLGQLDVAIREHKQEMERKVESLQQSLESRERELRDAQRELTDRNTKESQELSQQLRVCHQKLHNVLQELAETQLRCEILSRELDTTKLQTKEKEVWLCEVKEELALKEAHWLKEEARLQSMITSLEQEMELEKEQHSKELESLQQTRGQLLKVSEQISSTMRSTQEDLTFKLQQSQTQLEQTKALLDQTKRELDRTQNQASHLQSQLGQSQSQLTQSKVQQEQSQILYEQTRTQNKDLHAQVEQLSMLLNQARVQVSQFQTQLQACHKSIETSNESMLIKESEVTRLQAKISSLERAAGRQNCYNHTPSLPALHTVTHSPQHSSSSHSPASSPKKPQTNTQSLLHSQSPADTYPYLSDLSETHEWLQSSSIDSSLDLPLSLKAVLREALSKQPWSSSSSSCVSPLPVKVNHSWQGLSSVEATAPSDLSFNPLTYMVDKQEDGTPKMEAPSLLEEGSEQLDSKKC from the exons ATGGAGTCCATTTCTTTGAGGAAGAAGGCAAGCTGTGTGCGTCAGGAGAACGCCTGCCTTTCCATGCAGGATGAGCAGCTCTTCAGTGACCTTGATGCTTTGCCGTATGAATTGGCCACTTCCAAGTCTCAG GTCCACCTCAGGGGCTCCAGGGTTGTGGTCGAAGGCAGTGCGGCAGTCATGAGTGCACAAATTTATCACCTTGAAGAGGAACTGGAGGCTAGGACCAAAGCATTAAA GACAGCAGAGCTATGGGCTGAATATAGCAAGGAAGAAGCAGCCAATAATGAAATTGTGGTAGCGACACTCACTGAAGAGCTGAGTGCACTCAAAGAAGAACTGGACAACAAAACAGCCATGGGAAAAAG GGCTGAGCAACAACGGAACCAAGCACttgaaaatgcagagaaacTCAAAGAAGCTTTCAAAGAGTATAAGGCCACAGTTTCTATTAAAGTCAAGAGG atgATGGAGAGTGAGAGCAACCTAAAAGAGAGCCTCATTGAGTGTGACcgagaaaaagaagaggtggAGAGAAAGTGCACAGTGTTGCAGAGTGAAAAGGCAGAGCAGAGCCAAACAATCAG TCAGCtgaaggaggaggtgagggaggCCAAGTGTTTGGCTGCTGAGCACTCAGACCTTCAGAACCAGCTGAAGGAGTCCAGAAAGCGGGTCTTGCTTCTGGAACGGCAGGTTGAGGAGCACAAAGCAGAGTGCAGGGAGCTGGCCTCTCTGCGCAGGGAGCTGGAAAACCTGCgaagtctgacccagagtcaagACCAGAGGGTGGGCCAGAGCCAGGCAGAGCTGTCAAGCCTGGAGGCCATATTGGCCCTGCTACATCTACGAGAG GGCACTTTAGGGCCACTCTGTTCCAAGCCCTGCATGTTGCCCCCAGTGGACTATGCAGGGACTGCACACCTGCTGAAACTACAGCCAG GTGAAGGTTACCAGCAGCTGTTGCGGGTGCTGCAGTTGATGGAGGCTGAGCGAACTAAAAGGAGCAGTCTGGTTGAGCGGCTTCAGGAGCGTCTGAGCAGAGCCCAGGAGGAGATCTCCTCCCTGCAGAGCTCTATGGCCCAGAGAACCTCCCACTACCAAAGTCTCCATACAGAGCTGCTGGACAAAGTCAGCCAAGCcactgacacagagaaagaa TTAAAGAGAAAGAGTGCACGTGTGGCAGCGCTGGAGAAGCAATTACAAGAGAAAACCTCTGCTTACAGTCAAGCTGCACTGAAAAACACTGAGCTAGAGAATCAGCTTCTg GAGAAGACCAACTCTCTTCAACATTACCAGACTCTGATGACCAAAAAGCAGAGAGATTATCAGCAGTCTTTGGACAAGTGTAAAAAATCCCAATCTCAACAATGCATGGAGCAACAGCACAGAATCGAAATG TTGCAGTTGTCTGTAGAAGAAGCTCAGTCTAGGATGTTAGAAATAGAGCAGGAGGTTTGTTTATGCCAGAGGGAAAGAGACGAAGCTCAGAAATGTGCGGTCTTGCTACAGACCACTGTGGAAGAGCTTACACAA CAGAAGCAGGTTGAAGTGCGATACAAGGAAGAGCTGTTGCAGAGTTTCAAAGAGCAGGCAGCACAGTCTGCTTCCAAG GTGTGGGAGCTCCAGTCGTCTCTGTCGGTGTGTAGAGAAGAGCTGACCTCATACATGCAGCAGACTGAAGATGTAAAGAGGGACTATGAGAGTCAGCTGCAAAAGAACAATGACAAG GTGTCCTCTTTGCAGGAGAAGCTCCACGGCACCAGTCTGGTTTGTCAGAGATCCAGTGAGGAGAAtatgcagctgcagctttctctccagcagcagcagaccatgCTGAGTGAGAGCACTGCCCGCATCTCTGAACTAGAGGACAGCCAGAGTCAGCTCCAGAGacag GTGTCAAGTCTTGAGCAGGAGCTGGAACGAGCACAGGCTTCTCTGCTGGACGAGGTGAGGAGCAGAGAACTAGACGCTCTGGAGAGAGACAAGGATCTGCAGGAGATAAACCAGCAGAACACTCAGCTGTCTGAAACCGTCAC CCATATAACGTCAGACATGGTCAAGTTTCGCGGGGAGCTGGTGTCTAAAGAGTCGGAGCTGCAGCGTCTGAGGAGGGATGTCTCCACTAAGGCTTCTCAGATCAAACACATGGAGGAGAGCCTGCAACAAACAAAGACCAACCTTACCAGCAAGAGTGACATTG TCGTGGATCTGGAGGAGAAGCTTCATCGCTGCGAGGCAGACCAGCTCAACTGTGTCCAGCGGTACCAAATCCTGGAGGGGCAGCTACAGGCGGTGCGGGGAGAGTTGGCCGACACGCTGGAGCAGCTACTGCAACTTAAAGACATTCTGCAGACAACACAAACCGTTGCAGATGAGCGGCAGGCCTGTGTGGAAAAACTGACAGTTCAACTTAG TGAGACCCAGAGGGAGTTGCAGGAGAGAACTCACGAGGTCTTAGACATGGACAATGCACTGAAGGCAAGACAGGGGGAGCTCCAACAGAGAGCACAGCTG CTGGGCCAACTGGACGTGGCGATCAGAGAGCACAAGcaggagatggagagaaaggtggagtctctgcagcagagccttgaaagcagagagagggagctgaGAGATGCGCAGAGAGAGCTCACGGACAGAAACACGAAG GAGTCTCAGGAGCTTAGCCAGCAGCTGCGTGTGTGTCACCAGAAACTTCACAATGTGCTACAAGAGCTTGCAGAAACTCAACTTCGCTGTGAGATTTTGTCCAGGGAGCTGGACACCACTAAGCTGCAGACCAAGGAGAAG gaaGTCTGGCTGTGTGAGGTGAAGGAGGAGCTGGCTCTGAAAGAGGCTCACTGGCTGAAGGAGGAGGCGAGGCTGCAGAGCATGATCACCTCTCTGGAGCAGGAGatggagctggagaaggagcagCACAGCAAGGAG CTGGAGTCCCTGCAGCAGACTCGAGGTCAGCTCCTCAAAGTCTCAGAGCAGATCTCCTCCACCATGCGCTCCACGCAAGAGGATCTCACCTTTAAGCTTCAGCAGAGCCAGACCCAGCTGGAGCAAACCAAAGCTCTGCTGGACCAGACTAAGAGGGAGTTGGATCGAACCCAGAACCAAGCCAGTCACCTTCAGTCACAACTgggccagagccagagccagctCACTCAGAGCAAAGTCCAGCAGGAGCAGAGCCAGATTCTCTACGAGCAGACCAGGACTCAGAACAAAGACCTCCATGCTCAGGTGGAGCAGCTTAGCATGCTGTTAAATCAAGCCAGAGTCCAGGTTTCCCAGTTCCAGACTCagctgcaggcctgtcacaagTCTATAGAGACCTCCAATGAGTCCATGCTCATCAAG GAGTCCGAGGTGACACGTCTCCAGGCTAAGATCTCCAGTCTGGAGCGAGCTGCTGGCCGTCAGAATTGTTACAATCACACACCGTCTCTACCAGCtctgcacacagtcacacactctcCACAACACTCCTCGTCTTCTCACTCCCCTGCTTCCTCCCCCAAAAAGCCTCAAACAAACACCCAGTCTCTCTTACACTCTCAGTCACCTGCTGACACTTACCCTTACCTATCTGATCTATCTGAAACTCACGAGTGGCTGCAGAGCAGTAGCATCGACTCCTCCCTGGACCTTCCTCTCAGCCTGAAAGCAGTACTGAGGGAGGCGCTGAGCAAGCAGCCATGGtcatcgtcttcctcctcctgtgtctccCCTCTCCCGGTCAAAGTGAACCACAGTTGGCAAGGCCTCAGCTCTGTGGAGGCTACAGCGCCCTCTGACCTTTCCTTCAACCCCCTCACTTACATGGTGGACAAACAAGAAGATGGAACCCCCAAAATGGAGGCTCCATCGCTGCTGGAGGAAGGCAGTGAGCAGCTGG attcTAAGAAATGCTAG
- the ccdc18 gene encoding coiled-coil domain-containing protein 18 isoform X3, which yields MESISLRKKASCVRQENACLSMQDEQLFSDLDALPYELATSKSQVHLRGSRVVVEGSAAVMSAQIYHLEEELEARTKALKTAELWAEYSKEEAANNEIVVATLTEELSALKEELDNKTAMGKRAEQQRNQALENAEKLKEAFKEYKATVSIKVKRMMESESNLKESLIECDREKEEVERKCTVLQSEKAEQSQTISQLKEEVREAKCLAAEHSDLQNQLKESRKRVLLLERQVEEHKAECRELASLRRELENLRSLTQSQDQRVGQSQAELSSLEAILALLHLREGTLGPLCSKPCMLPPVDYAGTAHLLKLQPGEGYQQLLRVLQLMEAERTKRSSLVERLQERLSRAQEEISSLQSSMAQRTSHYQSLHTELLDKVSQATDTEKELKRKSARVAALEKQLQEKTSAYSQAALKNTELENQLLEKTNSLQHYQTLMTKKQRDYQQSLDKCKKSQSQQCMEQQHRIEMLQLSVEEAQSRMLEIEQEVCLCQRERDEAQKCAVLLQTTVEELTQQKQVEVRYKEELLQSFKEQAAQSASKVWELQSSLSVCREELTSYMQQTEDVKRDYESQLQKNNDKVSSLQEKLHGTSLVCQRSSEENMQLQLSLQQQQTMLSESTARISELEDSQSQLQRQVSSLEQELERAQASLLDEVRSRELDALERDKDLQEINQQNTQLSETVTHITSDMVKFRGELVSKESELQRLRRDVSTKASQIKHMEESLQQTKTNLTSKSDIVVDLEEKLHRCEADQLNCVQRYQILEGQLQAVRGELADTLEQLLQLKDILQTTQTVADERQACVEKLTVQLSETQRELQERTHEVLDMDNALKARQGELQQRAQLLGQLDVAIREHKQEMERKVESLQQSLESRERELRDAQRELTDRNTKESQELSQQLRVCHQKLHNVLQELAETQLRCEILSRELDTTKLQTKEKEVWLCEVKEELALKEAHWLKEEARLQSMITSLEQEMELEKEQHSKELESLQQTRGQLLKVSEQISSTMRSTQEDLTFKLQQSQTQLEQTKALLDQTKRELDRTQNQASHLQSQLGQSQSQLTQSKVQQEQSQILYEQTRTQNKDLHAQVEQLSMLLNQARVQVSQFQTQLQACHKSIETSNESMLIKESEVTRLQAKISSLERAAGRQNCYNHTPSLPALHTVTHSPQHSSSSHSPASSPKKPQTNTQSLLHSQSPADTYPYLSDLSETHEWLQSSSIDSSLDLPLSLKAVLREALSKQPWSSSSSSCVSPLPVKVNHSWQGLSSVEATAPSDLSFNPLTYMVDKQEDGTPKMEAPSLLEEGSEQLGHQRAEMLCYQGDVHEEQQCLHCF from the exons ATGGAGTCCATTTCTTTGAGGAAGAAGGCAAGCTGTGTGCGTCAGGAGAACGCCTGCCTTTCCATGCAGGATGAGCAGCTCTTCAGTGACCTTGATGCTTTGCCGTATGAATTGGCCACTTCCAAGTCTCAG GTCCACCTCAGGGGCTCCAGGGTTGTGGTCGAAGGCAGTGCGGCAGTCATGAGTGCACAAATTTATCACCTTGAAGAGGAACTGGAGGCTAGGACCAAAGCATTAAA GACAGCAGAGCTATGGGCTGAATATAGCAAGGAAGAAGCAGCCAATAATGAAATTGTGGTAGCGACACTCACTGAAGAGCTGAGTGCACTCAAAGAAGAACTGGACAACAAAACAGCCATGGGAAAAAG GGCTGAGCAACAACGGAACCAAGCACttgaaaatgcagagaaacTCAAAGAAGCTTTCAAAGAGTATAAGGCCACAGTTTCTATTAAAGTCAAGAGG atgATGGAGAGTGAGAGCAACCTAAAAGAGAGCCTCATTGAGTGTGACcgagaaaaagaagaggtggAGAGAAAGTGCACAGTGTTGCAGAGTGAAAAGGCAGAGCAGAGCCAAACAATCAG TCAGCtgaaggaggaggtgagggaggCCAAGTGTTTGGCTGCTGAGCACTCAGACCTTCAGAACCAGCTGAAGGAGTCCAGAAAGCGGGTCTTGCTTCTGGAACGGCAGGTTGAGGAGCACAAAGCAGAGTGCAGGGAGCTGGCCTCTCTGCGCAGGGAGCTGGAAAACCTGCgaagtctgacccagagtcaagACCAGAGGGTGGGCCAGAGCCAGGCAGAGCTGTCAAGCCTGGAGGCCATATTGGCCCTGCTACATCTACGAGAG GGCACTTTAGGGCCACTCTGTTCCAAGCCCTGCATGTTGCCCCCAGTGGACTATGCAGGGACTGCACACCTGCTGAAACTACAGCCAG GTGAAGGTTACCAGCAGCTGTTGCGGGTGCTGCAGTTGATGGAGGCTGAGCGAACTAAAAGGAGCAGTCTGGTTGAGCGGCTTCAGGAGCGTCTGAGCAGAGCCCAGGAGGAGATCTCCTCCCTGCAGAGCTCTATGGCCCAGAGAACCTCCCACTACCAAAGTCTCCATACAGAGCTGCTGGACAAAGTCAGCCAAGCcactgacacagagaaagaa TTAAAGAGAAAGAGTGCACGTGTGGCAGCGCTGGAGAAGCAATTACAAGAGAAAACCTCTGCTTACAGTCAAGCTGCACTGAAAAACACTGAGCTAGAGAATCAGCTTCTg GAGAAGACCAACTCTCTTCAACATTACCAGACTCTGATGACCAAAAAGCAGAGAGATTATCAGCAGTCTTTGGACAAGTGTAAAAAATCCCAATCTCAACAATGCATGGAGCAACAGCACAGAATCGAAATG TTGCAGTTGTCTGTAGAAGAAGCTCAGTCTAGGATGTTAGAAATAGAGCAGGAGGTTTGTTTATGCCAGAGGGAAAGAGACGAAGCTCAGAAATGTGCGGTCTTGCTACAGACCACTGTGGAAGAGCTTACACAA CAGAAGCAGGTTGAAGTGCGATACAAGGAAGAGCTGTTGCAGAGTTTCAAAGAGCAGGCAGCACAGTCTGCTTCCAAG GTGTGGGAGCTCCAGTCGTCTCTGTCGGTGTGTAGAGAAGAGCTGACCTCATACATGCAGCAGACTGAAGATGTAAAGAGGGACTATGAGAGTCAGCTGCAAAAGAACAATGACAAG GTGTCCTCTTTGCAGGAGAAGCTCCACGGCACCAGTCTGGTTTGTCAGAGATCCAGTGAGGAGAAtatgcagctgcagctttctctccagcagcagcagaccatgCTGAGTGAGAGCACTGCCCGCATCTCTGAACTAGAGGACAGCCAGAGTCAGCTCCAGAGacag GTGTCAAGTCTTGAGCAGGAGCTGGAACGAGCACAGGCTTCTCTGCTGGACGAGGTGAGGAGCAGAGAACTAGACGCTCTGGAGAGAGACAAGGATCTGCAGGAGATAAACCAGCAGAACACTCAGCTGTCTGAAACCGTCAC CCATATAACGTCAGACATGGTCAAGTTTCGCGGGGAGCTGGTGTCTAAAGAGTCGGAGCTGCAGCGTCTGAGGAGGGATGTCTCCACTAAGGCTTCTCAGATCAAACACATGGAGGAGAGCCTGCAACAAACAAAGACCAACCTTACCAGCAAGAGTGACATTG TCGTGGATCTGGAGGAGAAGCTTCATCGCTGCGAGGCAGACCAGCTCAACTGTGTCCAGCGGTACCAAATCCTGGAGGGGCAGCTACAGGCGGTGCGGGGAGAGTTGGCCGACACGCTGGAGCAGCTACTGCAACTTAAAGACATTCTGCAGACAACACAAACCGTTGCAGATGAGCGGCAGGCCTGTGTGGAAAAACTGACAGTTCAACTTAG TGAGACCCAGAGGGAGTTGCAGGAGAGAACTCACGAGGTCTTAGACATGGACAATGCACTGAAGGCAAGACAGGGGGAGCTCCAACAGAGAGCACAGCTG CTGGGCCAACTGGACGTGGCGATCAGAGAGCACAAGcaggagatggagagaaaggtggagtctctgcagcagagccttgaaagcagagagagggagctgaGAGATGCGCAGAGAGAGCTCACGGACAGAAACACGAAG GAGTCTCAGGAGCTTAGCCAGCAGCTGCGTGTGTGTCACCAGAAACTTCACAATGTGCTACAAGAGCTTGCAGAAACTCAACTTCGCTGTGAGATTTTGTCCAGGGAGCTGGACACCACTAAGCTGCAGACCAAGGAGAAG gaaGTCTGGCTGTGTGAGGTGAAGGAGGAGCTGGCTCTGAAAGAGGCTCACTGGCTGAAGGAGGAGGCGAGGCTGCAGAGCATGATCACCTCTCTGGAGCAGGAGatggagctggagaaggagcagCACAGCAAGGAG CTGGAGTCCCTGCAGCAGACTCGAGGTCAGCTCCTCAAAGTCTCAGAGCAGATCTCCTCCACCATGCGCTCCACGCAAGAGGATCTCACCTTTAAGCTTCAGCAGAGCCAGACCCAGCTGGAGCAAACCAAAGCTCTGCTGGACCAGACTAAGAGGGAGTTGGATCGAACCCAGAACCAAGCCAGTCACCTTCAGTCACAACTgggccagagccagagccagctCACTCAGAGCAAAGTCCAGCAGGAGCAGAGCCAGATTCTCTACGAGCAGACCAGGACTCAGAACAAAGACCTCCATGCTCAGGTGGAGCAGCTTAGCATGCTGTTAAATCAAGCCAGAGTCCAGGTTTCCCAGTTCCAGACTCagctgcaggcctgtcacaagTCTATAGAGACCTCCAATGAGTCCATGCTCATCAAG GAGTCCGAGGTGACACGTCTCCAGGCTAAGATCTCCAGTCTGGAGCGAGCTGCTGGCCGTCAGAATTGTTACAATCACACACCGTCTCTACCAGCtctgcacacagtcacacactctcCACAACACTCCTCGTCTTCTCACTCCCCTGCTTCCTCCCCCAAAAAGCCTCAAACAAACACCCAGTCTCTCTTACACTCTCAGTCACCTGCTGACACTTACCCTTACCTATCTGATCTATCTGAAACTCACGAGTGGCTGCAGAGCAGTAGCATCGACTCCTCCCTGGACCTTCCTCTCAGCCTGAAAGCAGTACTGAGGGAGGCGCTGAGCAAGCAGCCATGGtcatcgtcttcctcctcctgtgtctccCCTCTCCCGGTCAAAGTGAACCACAGTTGGCAAGGCCTCAGCTCTGTGGAGGCTACAGCGCCCTCTGACCTTTCCTTCAACCCCCTCACTTACATGGTGGACAAACAAGAAGATGGAACCCCCAAAATGGAGGCTCCATCGCTGCTGGAGGAAGGCAGTGAGCAGCTGG GACATCAAAGAGCCGAGATGTTATGTTACCAGGGCGATGTCCACGAGGAGCAgcaatgtttacactgtttttgA